The segment CGTCGCGGCTTGAATCGAATGCTGAGCCAGCGAGAGTGGCATGACTTGTTTGAAGTGACTCGTTGTGCAGATGAAACCCGCTCTAAACCGGATCCACTCATGCTAAGAGAAATTCTAGATGAAACTCAGCTAGCAGCAGATCAGGTATTGATGGTAGGTGACTCAGAATATGATGTGGCGATGGCAGCTGCAATCAATATTGATCGAGTAGCCGTTACCTATGGAGTTCACGCTAAACAGCGTTTATTGGATCATTCACCAATAAAGTGTGTTGATCAATTTCAAGAGCTGGTAAACTGGCTGGTGGACATTAAGTAGTCATATTGGAGCTTTGTTTGGAATGAGTGGAGAGAACCTTAATATACCACCAGAAAAAGATCGGCAGTGGTTATTAATTGAAAATCTGGTGGGTGGAATCCTAGTTGAGCAGCGTCGCTCACGACGTTGGGGGATTTTCTTTAAGCTGCTGACTTTCTTTTATTTATTTTTATTTCTAGTTTATGTCATTGCCATGGCTGCCAATATGAATATCAGTAAGGCAGCAAAGGGAAGTGAATATACGGCAGTTATCAATGTGAATGGTGTGATTGCAGCTGATGAGCAGGCCAGTGCAGACAATATAGTGACTGGGCTACGTGCTGCGTTTGAAGATAAAGGCACTAAAGCGATTGTGCTGCGTATTAACAGCCCAGGTGGTAGCCCAGTACAGTCTGGCTATGTCTATGATGAGATTAAGCGGCTACGTGAATTGCATCCTGAAAAGAAAGTGTATGCAGTTATTGCTGATCTAGGAGCGTCAGGTGCTTATTATATCGCTTCTGCAGCAGATGAAATCTATGCTGATAAAGCCAGTTTGGTTGGCTCGATTGGGGTAGTGGCTTCTGGCTTTGGTTTTGTTGAAGCTATTGATAAGGTAGGTGTTACCCGTCGTGTTTATACTGCAGGCCAGCATAAAGGCTTTCTTGATCCATTCCTACCGCCTAAAGACGATGAGACGGAGTTTTGGCAGGATGTGCTTAATACTACTCACCAGCAGTTTATTGATA is part of the Spartinivicinus poritis genome and harbors:
- the sppA gene encoding signal peptide peptidase SppA codes for the protein MSGENLNIPPEKDRQWLLIENLVGGILVEQRRSRRWGIFFKLLTFFYLFLFLVYVIAMAANMNISKAAKGSEYTAVINVNGVIAADEQASADNIVTGLRAAFEDKGTKAIVLRINSPGGSPVQSGYVYDEIKRLRELHPEKKVYAVIADLGASGAYYIASAADEIYADKASLVGSIGVVASGFGFVEAIDKVGVTRRVYTAGQHKGFLDPFLPPKDDETEFWQDVLNTTHQQFIDSVKKGRGERLKEDPKLFSGLVWSGEQAVSLGLIDGLGSTSYVAREIIGVEELVDFTPQENPLERFAKQLGTSIGVGISQSLGVNSTIKLQ